Proteins co-encoded in one Christiangramia fulva genomic window:
- the trmB gene encoding tRNA (guanosine(46)-N7)-methyltransferase TrmB, giving the protein MGSKNKLKRFRENEQFENVIQPSREELVNENFHFKGRWGKEYFKNDHPIVLELGCGKGEYTVALAEKYPEKNFIGIDIKGARFWRGAKTALEEKLGNVAFVRTQIELIEHVFSVNEVAEIWITFPDPQLKYKRTKHRLTNSEFLQRYKKILKPEGVIHLKTDSEFMHGYTLGLLHGEGHKVLYAHHDIYSNEYSPKEVTGIQTFYEKQYLEKNKPITYIRFKLK; this is encoded by the coding sequence GTGGGAAGTAAGAATAAACTTAAGCGATTCAGGGAAAATGAACAATTTGAAAATGTTATTCAGCCTTCCAGGGAAGAGCTTGTAAACGAGAATTTTCATTTTAAAGGCCGCTGGGGCAAAGAATATTTTAAAAATGATCATCCTATTGTGCTTGAACTTGGATGCGGAAAGGGAGAATATACGGTCGCTCTCGCTGAAAAATATCCCGAAAAGAATTTTATAGGAATTGATATAAAGGGAGCGCGTTTTTGGCGTGGAGCTAAAACCGCACTCGAAGAAAAGCTTGGAAATGTAGCTTTTGTGCGTACCCAGATCGAGCTGATCGAGCATGTTTTTTCTGTCAATGAGGTGGCAGAAATTTGGATCACTTTTCCTGATCCGCAGTTAAAATATAAAAGGACAAAACATCGCCTTACCAATTCTGAATTTCTTCAGCGCTATAAAAAAATCCTGAAACCCGAAGGGGTCATTCACCTTAAAACCGATTCTGAATTTATGCATGGTTACACCCTTGGCCTTCTGCATGGCGAGGGACATAAGGTTCTTTATGCGCATCATGATATCTACAGCAATGAATATTCACCAAAAGAAGTGACGGGAATTCAGACTTTCTACGAAAAACAGTATCTTGAGAAAAATAAACCTATCACCTATATTCGGTTTAAGTTAAAGTAA
- a CDS encoding response regulator transcription factor, giving the protein MKKKDILILLVDDEPDILEIVGYNLSSEGYQVITADNGSDAVKLAKKHNPHLIILDVMMPEMDGIEACEQIRKIPELENTIIAFLTARGEDYSQMAGFDAGADDYITKPIKPKVLLSKVKALLRRYRENDKSAAIVKLGDITINREEYKIIQDDQEMALPRKEFELLSLLASKPGKVFKRDDILDQVWGNDIVVGGRTIDVHIRKLREKIGDDKIKTVKGVGYKFVV; this is encoded by the coding sequence ATGAAGAAAAAAGATATCCTTATTTTACTGGTCGATGATGAACCAGATATCCTGGAAATTGTAGGGTATAACCTTTCCTCTGAAGGCTACCAGGTGATTACCGCCGATAATGGCAGCGATGCCGTAAAACTGGCCAAAAAACATAATCCTCATCTTATTATTTTGGATGTGATGATGCCAGAAATGGATGGGATTGAAGCCTGTGAGCAGATCAGGAAAATCCCGGAACTTGAAAACACCATCATTGCTTTTCTCACAGCACGAGGCGAAGATTATTCCCAAATGGCCGGTTTTGATGCGGGAGCCGATGACTATATTACCAAACCTATAAAACCTAAGGTGTTGTTAAGTAAAGTGAAAGCCTTGTTGAGAAGGTATAGGGAAAATGACAAATCGGCGGCAATTGTAAAATTGGGAGATATAACCATCAATCGTGAAGAATATAAGATCATCCAGGATGACCAGGAGATGGCATTACCGCGAAAAGAATTTGAATTATTGTCCCTGCTGGCCTCAAAACCGGGAAAGGTTTTTAAACGAGACGATATCCTCGATCAGGTATGGGGAAATGATATTGTGGTTGGAGGAAGGACAATAGACGTGCATATTAGAAAGCTTCGTGAAAAAATTGGCGATGACAAGATTAAAACAGTAAAAGGGGTTGGCTATAAGTTTGTAGTTTAA
- a CDS encoding sensor histidine kinase — translation MSRKFRRSYRFAVRTSLYITLFLCLLMSILYMVEIHFDFTGLLIFAILCYFFSFFIIQYRVERFIYRRIKKIYDNVSLLDSTTLSPSQVTTDMSSLTREVEKFAQDKKLEIETLKVREAYRKEFMGNVSHELKTPLFTVQGYILTLLDGAHKDKAVRKKYLQRANKGVERLIYIVRDLDMITKLETGDLHLHYETFNIVELIQASFDLLEMKAAKKNITLTFDMDYEEPVWVWADRERIQQVLTNLIVNSIKYGKKGGTTEISIENLIKNKVIVRVTDNGEGIEKENIPRLFERFYRVDKSGSRKEGGSGLGLSIVKHILEAHGEKIYVESVFGVGSEFSFTMEKSKKVPETATLPEIS, via the coding sequence ATGTCAAGAAAATTCAGGCGTTCATACCGATTTGCTGTAAGAACTTCGTTATATATAACCTTGTTCTTATGCTTACTTATGAGCATACTGTATATGGTAGAAATCCATTTTGATTTTACCGGTCTGTTAATATTTGCCATTCTTTGCTACTTCTTTTCTTTCTTTATTATTCAGTACAGGGTAGAGCGTTTTATTTATCGCCGAATAAAGAAGATCTACGATAATGTTTCCCTTCTCGATTCCACAACTTTAAGCCCCAGCCAGGTTACCACCGATATGTCCAGCCTTACCCGTGAAGTGGAAAAATTTGCCCAGGATAAGAAGCTGGAAATTGAGACACTTAAAGTTCGTGAGGCTTACCGGAAAGAATTCATGGGAAATGTTTCGCATGAACTCAAAACTCCGCTTTTTACCGTTCAGGGATATATTCTCACACTTCTGGATGGTGCCCATAAAGATAAGGCCGTCCGCAAAAAATACCTGCAACGCGCGAATAAAGGGGTGGAAAGACTTATTTATATAGTACGGGATCTTGATATGATTACCAAGCTGGAAACGGGCGACCTGCATTTGCATTATGAGACTTTTAATATTGTGGAGCTTATCCAGGCTTCTTTTGACCTACTTGAAATGAAAGCCGCAAAAAAGAATATCACCCTTACCTTCGATATGGACTATGAAGAACCTGTTTGGGTGTGGGCCGACCGCGAGCGAATTCAGCAGGTGCTGACGAATCTTATTGTGAACTCCATCAAATACGGAAAAAAAGGAGGTACTACCGAGATCAGTATTGAAAACCTGATCAAGAATAAGGTCATTGTAAGGGTTACCGACAATGGGGAAGGTATCGAAAAGGAAAATATTCCCAGACTTTTTGAAAGATTCTATAGGGTTGACAAAAGCGGTTCCCGAAAAGAAGGTGGATCCGGTTTGGGGCTTTCTATTGTTAAACACATACTCGAAGCCCACGGTGAAAAGATCTATGTAGAAAGTGTTTTTGGAGTGGGAAGTGAATTTTCATTTACCATGGAAAAAAGTAAAAAGGTCCCGGAAACAGCTACCTTGCCCGAAATTTCCTAA
- a CDS encoding glycosyltransferase, producing MNSKRILVAPLNWGLGHAARCIPIIKGLEENGFEPILASDGAALLLLQKEFPHLLSIELPSYDIRYSTNGAYLKWKLLMESPRLLRTVNKEKGLTEKIVHNYAIKGIISDNRFGVRSEKLKKNVYITHQLNVLSGNTTFLSSTFHQSYIKKFEQCWIPDNESEPNLSCILGHTPTRLNNLKYIGPISRFEKLEIPKIYDYLVLLSGPEPQRSILENILLKNFQNTEKKILFVRGVMNKDRIEVKNSNLIIKDHLYGKALEEAMNCSETMISRSGYSSIMDLAKLQKKAFFIPTPGQEEQEYLAQRFEDLGMAPFCRQKDFEISQLKKMKDYRGLGNFGQGSCFRDLFTFFHGK from the coding sequence ATGAACAGCAAAAGAATTCTGGTTGCGCCATTAAATTGGGGACTTGGCCACGCAGCCCGCTGTATTCCCATTATTAAAGGCCTTGAGGAAAATGGTTTTGAACCCATTCTTGCGTCTGACGGGGCAGCACTTTTACTGTTGCAAAAAGAATTCCCCCATCTTTTGAGTATCGAATTACCTTCTTATGACATCCGTTATTCCACAAATGGAGCTTACCTAAAATGGAAGCTTTTAATGGAAAGTCCGAGGTTACTGAGAACTGTGAACAAGGAAAAAGGACTTACCGAAAAAATCGTTCATAATTATGCCATTAAAGGGATCATTTCAGATAATCGTTTTGGCGTGCGCAGCGAAAAACTCAAAAAAAATGTCTATATAACCCATCAGCTAAATGTACTCAGCGGGAATACCACCTTTTTGAGCAGTACCTTTCATCAAAGCTATATTAAGAAATTCGAACAATGCTGGATTCCTGATAACGAGAGTGAACCAAATCTCAGCTGTATCCTTGGGCATACCCCTACCAGACTGAACAATCTTAAATATATCGGCCCTATAAGCAGGTTTGAGAAGCTGGAAATCCCGAAAATCTATGATTATCTAGTACTTCTCAGCGGTCCCGAACCTCAGCGAAGCATTCTGGAAAATATCTTACTTAAGAACTTTCAAAATACTGAAAAAAAGATCCTATTTGTTAGAGGGGTAATGAATAAAGACAGGATTGAAGTCAAGAATTCCAATCTTATTATAAAGGACCACCTTTACGGAAAAGCTCTCGAGGAAGCTATGAATTGCAGCGAAACGATGATTTCCCGCTCGGGCTATTCCAGTATTATGGATTTGGCAAAACTTCAGAAAAAGGCCTTTTTTATTCCCACTCCCGGTCAGGAAGAACAGGAATATCTCGCTCAAAGATTTGAAGATCTGGGTATGGCTCCTTTTTGCCGCCAGAAAGATTTTGAAATTTCACAGCTAAAAAAAATGAAAGACTACCGGGGATTAGGAAATTTCGGGCAAGGTAGCTGTTTCCGGGACCTTTTTACTTTTTTCCATGGTAAATGA
- a CDS encoding NAD(P)/FAD-dependent oxidoreductase, with protein MIKTDILIIGAGPTGLFAVFEAGLLKMKCHLIDALPQPGGQCSEIYPKKPIYDIPGFPEVMAGELVDNLMEQITPFEPGFTLGERAENIEKQKDGSFIVTTNKGTKHQAPVVVIAGGLGSFEPRKPPIKGIQKYEEKGISYFIKDPEIYRDKKVVIAGGGDSALDWSIFLADVTKEVSLVHRRKDFRGALDSVEKVEELSKLGKINLITDAEVVDLKGKEKLESVLIRHKDEARGEELKTTDYFIPLFGLSPKLGPIANWGLEIEKNAIKVDNSYDYQTNIPGIYAIGDVNTYKGKLKLILCGFHEAAIMCQSAYQRINPDKKYVMKYTTVSGVNGFDGSKKEAKREVIKSIN; from the coding sequence ATGATCAAAACCGATATACTAATCATTGGAGCGGGCCCGACAGGGCTTTTCGCCGTTTTTGAAGCGGGACTGCTCAAAATGAAATGTCACCTTATCGATGCTCTTCCGCAACCCGGCGGGCAGTGTTCAGAAATCTATCCGAAGAAACCAATTTATGATATTCCCGGATTTCCCGAGGTGATGGCCGGGGAGCTGGTAGATAATCTCATGGAGCAGATCACTCCTTTCGAACCTGGATTCACTCTTGGGGAAAGGGCAGAAAATATTGAAAAGCAAAAAGATGGAAGTTTTATAGTTACTACCAATAAGGGAACAAAGCATCAGGCGCCGGTTGTAGTTATTGCCGGCGGACTTGGTAGTTTTGAGCCGAGAAAACCCCCGATCAAAGGCATTCAGAAATATGAAGAAAAAGGGATTTCTTATTTCATCAAAGATCCGGAAATATACCGTGATAAAAAGGTCGTGATCGCCGGGGGAGGTGATTCGGCTCTTGACTGGAGTATCTTTTTAGCCGATGTTACTAAAGAGGTTTCCCTGGTGCACCGTCGTAAAGATTTTCGTGGCGCGCTGGATTCTGTTGAAAAAGTCGAAGAACTTTCAAAACTCGGAAAAATCAACCTTATTACCGATGCTGAAGTGGTAGATCTGAAAGGTAAAGAAAAACTGGAATCGGTATTGATACGCCATAAGGATGAAGCACGCGGCGAGGAGTTAAAAACCACCGATTATTTTATTCCCTTATTCGGACTTTCGCCTAAACTTGGGCCGATCGCCAACTGGGGACTGGAGATCGAGAAAAATGCCATAAAAGTCGATAATTCTTATGATTATCAAACCAATATTCCTGGCATTTATGCCATTGGCGATGTGAATACCTACAAGGGAAAACTTAAGCTCATCCTTTGCGGTTTCCATGAAGCTGCCATTATGTGCCAGAGCGCATACCAGCGTATAAATCCTGATAAGAAGTACGTGATGAAATACACTACTGTGAGTGGTGTCAATGGTTTTGACGGAAGTAAAAAAGAAGCAAAAAGAGAAGTAATAAAAAGTATAAATTAA
- a CDS encoding Mrp/NBP35 family ATP-binding protein: protein MDLNRKDIMKALETISVAGEGKNMVESGAVQNVMTFGDEVVVDLVLSTPALHIKKRAEVDVMKAIHEKVYQKAKVKVNIKVEAPEKKPEIKGKPIPGIKNIIAVASGKGGVGKSTVAANLAVTLAKMGFNVGILDADIYGPSTPIMFDVEAERPLSVNVDGKSKMKPVENYGVKILSIGFFTKPNQAVVWRGPMAAKALNQMIFDAAWGELDFLLIDLPPGTGDIHLSIMQSLPITGSVIVSTPQNVALADARKGVAMFQQESINVPVLGIIENMAYFTPDELPENKYYIFGKHGAKNLAEDLQVPFLGEIPLVQSLRESGDIGRPAALQTATPIESAFEEITRNMVEQTVARNESLPPTEAIKITTMAGCSAVKKK from the coding sequence ATGGATTTGAATAGAAAAGATATTATGAAGGCGCTGGAAACTATTTCAGTTGCCGGAGAGGGTAAGAATATGGTGGAAAGTGGCGCGGTGCAAAACGTGATGACTTTTGGAGATGAGGTAGTGGTAGATTTAGTGCTTTCTACACCCGCCCTTCATATTAAAAAAAGAGCCGAAGTAGACGTGATGAAAGCCATCCACGAAAAGGTATATCAAAAAGCAAAAGTTAAGGTAAATATTAAAGTGGAGGCCCCTGAAAAGAAACCTGAAATTAAAGGAAAACCCATTCCCGGGATCAAGAATATAATCGCGGTGGCTTCAGGTAAAGGCGGGGTGGGCAAATCTACCGTTGCCGCGAATCTCGCCGTTACACTTGCGAAAATGGGCTTTAATGTTGGTATTCTTGACGCCGATATTTATGGGCCTTCCACACCTATCATGTTCGATGTGGAAGCTGAAAGACCTCTTTCTGTCAATGTAGATGGAAAATCAAAAATGAAGCCCGTAGAGAATTATGGAGTAAAGATCCTTTCCATAGGCTTTTTTACCAAACCCAACCAGGCTGTAGTCTGGAGAGGTCCAATGGCCGCCAAAGCGCTTAACCAGATGATCTTTGACGCTGCCTGGGGAGAACTTGATTTTCTTTTGATAGACCTTCCTCCGGGAACCGGCGATATTCACCTTTCTATTATGCAATCCCTGCCTATCACCGGCTCGGTTATAGTGAGTACACCACAAAATGTGGCTCTGGCAGATGCACGAAAAGGGGTCGCTATGTTCCAGCAGGAAAGCATTAACGTTCCCGTACTTGGAATTATTGAAAATATGGCTTATTTCACTCCGGATGAACTACCAGAAAATAAATATTATATCTTCGGAAAACATGGTGCTAAGAATCTCGCGGAAGATCTCCAGGTTCCTTTTCTCGGGGAAATTCCACTGGTTCAGAGTTTGAGAGAGTCTGGAGATATAGGAAGGCCTGCGGCATTGCAAACTGCAACGCCTATTGAAAGTGCTTTTGAAGAGATCACACGTAATATGGTGGAGCAAACAGTAGCAAGAAATGAAAGCCTTCCGCCTACCGAGGCTATCAAGATCACGACTATGGCTGGCTGCAGTGCCGTTAAAAAGAAATAA
- a CDS encoding MGMT family protein has product MENAGFFERVYEVCRQIPEGRVTSYGAIARYLGSPQSARMVGWAMNASHNIDDVPAHRVVNRNGLLSGKSHFGGSDAMAQLLQAEGVPVEGNQIVNFEKYFWDPAKEPGVGFRQ; this is encoded by the coding sequence ATGGAAAATGCCGGTTTTTTTGAAAGGGTTTATGAGGTATGCCGTCAAATCCCCGAAGGCCGCGTAACTTCTTATGGAGCGATCGCCAGGTATCTGGGTTCGCCTCAAAGTGCGCGCATGGTTGGATGGGCTATGAACGCTTCTCATAATATTGATGATGTTCCGGCACATCGGGTGGTTAACCGTAATGGTTTACTATCGGGAAAAAGTCACTTTGGTGGCAGCGATGCCATGGCGCAGCTGCTTCAGGCTGAAGGAGTGCCGGTAGAGGGAAATCAAATTGTCAATTTTGAGAAATACTTCTGGGATCCTGCCAAAGAGCCTGGAGTTGGATTTAGACAATAA
- a CDS encoding DUF3050 domain-containing protein, translating into MIKELNASLEPLTKKLIEHPLYQKIETPKQLQIFMEHHVFAVWDFMSLLTALQELLTKTTSPWLPLGNAELRYLINKMVLAEETDINKLGKRQSHFEMYLDAMADAGAKKQKIEDFLLQVNHGTDIFLIIAASKLPVSIKQFLKNTFDVVYSHEPHKIAAAFTFGREGIISPQFPSIIENVQKNFPEEDFGLLKYYFDRHLELHGNKNDTPAFKMVEELCGRDLDKCASAKNTAEMVLKSRLDLWNGIEAEIEKETKVHTV; encoded by the coding sequence ATGATCAAAGAGTTAAACGCCAGTTTAGAACCTCTTACAAAAAAATTAATTGAACATCCGTTATATCAAAAAATAGAAACTCCAAAACAGCTCCAGATATTTATGGAGCACCACGTTTTCGCGGTTTGGGATTTTATGTCCCTGCTCACCGCACTGCAGGAGTTGCTAACCAAAACTACCAGCCCCTGGTTACCTTTGGGAAATGCTGAATTGAGGTATCTCATAAACAAAATGGTTCTTGCGGAAGAAACCGACATCAATAAATTGGGGAAACGCCAGAGTCATTTCGAAATGTACCTGGATGCAATGGCTGATGCCGGAGCAAAAAAGCAAAAAATTGAAGATTTTCTGCTTCAGGTAAATCACGGAACAGATATCTTCCTGATCATTGCAGCCAGCAAATTACCTGTCAGCATCAAACAGTTTCTAAAAAATACCTTTGATGTTGTTTACAGCCATGAACCTCATAAGATTGCTGCTGCCTTTACTTTTGGCCGGGAGGGAATAATTTCACCGCAATTTCCTTCGATAATTGAAAATGTACAGAAAAATTTTCCGGAGGAAGACTTTGGCCTTTTAAAATATTATTTCGACAGGCATTTGGAACTGCATGGAAATAAAAATGACACCCCAGCATTTAAAATGGTCGAAGAGCTCTGCGGAAGGGATCTTGATAAATGTGCTTCCGCTAAGAATACGGCCGAAATGGTCTTAAAGAGCAGGCTGGACCTTTGGAATGGAATTGAAGCAGAGATCGAAAAAGAAACTAAAGTTCATACGGTATAA
- a CDS encoding acyl-CoA dehydrogenase family protein, whose protein sequence is MKPDQFQSPDYYNLDELLSDEHKMVRDATREFVKREVSPIIEEAAQKAEFPKQLIKGLAEIGAFGPYIPEEYGGAGLDQISYGLIMQEIERGDSGIRSTASVQSSLVMYPIFKYGTEEQKKKFLPKLATGELIGCFGLTEPDHGSNPAGMTTNFKDKGDHYLLNGAKMWISNSPFADIAIVWAKNEEGRIHGLIVERGMDGFSTPETHNKWSLRASATGELIFDNVKVPKENLMPGKSGLGAPLGCLDSARYGIAWGAIGAAMDCYDTALRYAKEREQFGVPIASKQLQQKKLAEMITEITKAQLLAWRLGTLRNEGKATSAQISMAKRNNVEMAIKIAREARQVLGGMGITGEYSIMRHMMNLESVITYEGTHDIHLLITGLDITGHSAF, encoded by the coding sequence ATGAAACCAGATCAATTCCAGTCACCCGATTATTACAATCTGGATGAACTGCTTAGCGATGAACATAAAATGGTTCGCGACGCGACCCGGGAATTTGTAAAACGCGAAGTTTCTCCCATCATTGAAGAGGCTGCTCAAAAAGCCGAATTTCCAAAACAACTCATTAAAGGATTAGCCGAAATTGGTGCTTTCGGGCCTTATATTCCTGAAGAATATGGCGGCGCCGGACTCGATCAGATCTCGTACGGACTCATTATGCAGGAGATCGAGCGCGGCGACAGCGGGATTCGTTCTACCGCTTCAGTACAATCTTCTCTGGTGATGTATCCTATTTTCAAATATGGAACCGAAGAACAAAAAAAGAAATTTTTACCAAAACTGGCTACCGGGGAACTAATTGGTTGTTTCGGCCTGACCGAACCCGATCATGGATCGAATCCTGCCGGAATGACCACTAATTTTAAAGATAAAGGAGATCATTATCTGCTAAATGGCGCCAAAATGTGGATCTCCAATTCACCGTTTGCCGATATCGCCATCGTTTGGGCGAAAAATGAAGAAGGCAGAATTCACGGACTCATCGTGGAACGCGGAATGGATGGATTTTCCACACCTGAAACTCACAATAAATGGTCTTTGCGGGCAAGCGCTACCGGCGAATTGATCTTTGACAATGTAAAAGTCCCAAAGGAGAATCTGATGCCTGGAAAATCGGGACTTGGAGCTCCGCTTGGATGCTTGGATTCTGCAAGATATGGAATTGCCTGGGGCGCAATAGGTGCAGCCATGGACTGCTATGATACGGCATTAAGATATGCTAAGGAAAGAGAACAATTTGGAGTACCAATAGCTTCTAAACAGCTTCAGCAAAAGAAACTGGCCGAAATGATCACCGAGATCACCAAAGCCCAACTTCTGGCCTGGAGACTGGGTACCCTTAGAAATGAAGGAAAAGCAACTTCAGCTCAAATTTCTATGGCGAAAAGGAATAATGTTGAAATGGCGATCAAAATTGCCCGTGAGGCACGACAGGTTCTAGGTGGAATGGGAATCACCGGTGAATACAGTATCATGCGCCATATGATGAACCTGGAGAGCGTGATCACCTACGAGGGAACCCATGACATCCACCTGTTGATCACAGGTCTTGACATTACAGGACATTCAGCTTTTTAA
- a CDS encoding LysE family translocator: protein MEETKLFLIVYAAAFIGVVPPGLVNMTVAKTCVESGKKNGLYVAIGAGIVILLQAFIAVLLAKYIFDHPFVKKILLRAGLVIFSILGVYFFIQAKKKKGIKHTAHEGNAHSIFKGMLIAALNLFPIPYFVAIAGTMNLTAGVNYDWSLIISFALAAAGGSFTSLYLYVFFFNKIEEKAEKFARYSNYFMAGLMVILVVVAIFRIFYN, encoded by the coding sequence TTGGAAGAAACAAAACTTTTCCTGATCGTTTATGCAGCTGCATTCATCGGGGTAGTCCCTCCTGGGCTCGTAAATATGACTGTGGCTAAAACCTGTGTCGAAAGTGGCAAAAAGAATGGTTTGTATGTTGCCATTGGGGCCGGGATAGTTATTCTGCTTCAGGCTTTTATAGCGGTACTTCTCGCCAAATATATTTTTGATCATCCTTTTGTAAAAAAAATACTTTTAAGAGCAGGCCTGGTGATATTTTCCATTCTCGGAGTTTACTTTTTTATCCAGGCTAAAAAGAAAAAAGGAATAAAGCATACCGCTCATGAGGGGAATGCCCACAGTATTTTTAAAGGGATGCTCATCGCTGCTTTGAATCTCTTTCCCATTCCGTATTTTGTAGCCATTGCCGGAACCATGAATTTAACTGCAGGCGTTAATTACGACTGGTCTCTAATAATATCTTTTGCCCTGGCCGCTGCAGGAGGTAGTTTTACTTCTCTGTACCTCTATGTATTCTTCTTTAATAAAATTGAAGAAAAGGCTGAAAAGTTCGCACGCTATTCTAATTATTTCATGGCGGGCTTAATGGTCATTCTGGTCGTGGTGGCAATATTCCGAATTTTTTATAACTAA
- a CDS encoding tRNA1(Val) (adenine(37)-N6)-methyltransferase, which yields MSQKPFKFKQFTINQDRCAMKIGTDGVLLGAWTSLEHSPETILDIGAGTGIIALMLAQRSEAFQIDALEIEENAYEQAVENFEASDWGDRLFCYHAGFDEFVEEMQDEEKYDLIISNPPFHSEDYKSGNDHRDKARFADALPLTELIEGASLLLSENGNFDIIIPYSEEEKAVQIAKNFGLFPRKITRIKGTEDTPVKRSLISFHSGKTETEIDELIIEISRHNYTEKYKALVKDFYLKL from the coding sequence ATGTCCCAAAAGCCTTTTAAATTCAAACAATTCACGATTAACCAAGATCGCTGTGCCATGAAGATCGGCACCGATGGAGTTTTACTTGGTGCCTGGACCTCTTTAGAACATTCTCCTGAAACTATTCTCGATATTGGTGCCGGTACAGGAATAATTGCACTGATGCTTGCCCAACGCTCCGAAGCTTTCCAGATCGATGCGCTGGAAATTGAAGAAAACGCTTACGAACAGGCGGTTGAGAATTTTGAAGCCTCCGACTGGGGTGACCGACTTTTTTGTTATCACGCCGGTTTTGATGAGTTTGTCGAAGAAATGCAGGATGAAGAAAAATATGATCTTATAATTTCCAATCCGCCTTTCCATTCTGAAGACTATAAATCTGGTAACGATCATCGCGACAAGGCAAGATTTGCCGATGCCCTTCCTTTAACCGAATTGATCGAAGGCGCTTCCCTCCTGCTTTCCGAAAATGGAAATTTTGATATTATTATTCCATATTCAGAAGAAGAAAAAGCGGTTCAGATTGCCAAAAATTTCGGTTTATTTCCGCGGAAAATAACACGAATAAAAGGCACGGAAGACACTCCTGTCAAAAGGAGCCTCATCAGTTTTCATTCTGGAAAAACAGAAACTGAAATTGATGAGCTCATCATAGAGATCTCACGACACAATTACACCGAAAAATACAAAGCACTCGTTAAGGATTTTTATTTGAAGTTATAA
- a CDS encoding 2Fe-2S iron-sulfur cluster-binding protein — protein sequence MSDVKITIIDREGEAHTIDAPTDMNMNLMEVIRSYELAPEGTIGICGGMAMCASCQCYMLNLEHMLPEKSIEEEDMLDQAFFVEDNSRLSCQIPITHELDGLEIRIAPVSEE from the coding sequence ATGTCTGACGTAAAAATTACAATTATTGATCGTGAAGGGGAAGCCCATACCATAGATGCCCCAACCGATATGAATATGAATTTAATGGAAGTGATCCGCTCCTATGAACTTGCTCCCGAAGGCACAATTGGGATTTGTGGCGGAATGGCGATGTGCGCTTCCTGCCAGTGCTATATGCTGAATTTAGAGCATATGCTTCCGGAGAAAAGTATCGAAGAGGAAGATATGCTGGATCAGGCATTTTTCGTGGAAGATAATTCAAGGCTCAGCTGCCAGATTCCAATCACTCATGAGCTGGATGGACTTGAAATAAGAATAGCTCCTGTTTCTGAAGAATAG
- a CDS encoding NifU family protein, whose product MTTEEVKLNVEKALDEIRPFLKNDGGNISLVSIEDNDRLVKVQLEGACVGCTVNQMTLKSGVEMTIKKYVPQIEKVVNIEK is encoded by the coding sequence ATGACAACCGAAGAAGTTAAATTAAATGTGGAAAAAGCCCTTGACGAAATTCGTCCTTTTCTGAAAAACGATGGCGGCAACATTTCCCTTGTCTCAATTGAAGACAATGACAGGCTGGTTAAAGTCCAGCTGGAAGGTGCCTGTGTGGGCTGTACGGTCAACCAGATGACGCTGAAAAGCGGCGTTGAAATGACCATTAAGAAATATGTTCCGCAGATAGAAAAAGTGGTGAATATCGAAAAGTAA